The DNA window AAGCTTATATCTCTTTTCCTCTATTTTTTCCCATGTTTGGAGAGCACGAACTCAAGACTCACTTCATCAAGATAGGGGACAAAAAAATACACCTGCTGGAAGAGAAGAATGATATGGTGAGATACAGAAGGGATGACCGTGAGGTTCTGATCAAAAATAAGGGCGAGAAGCTTAAAATCCTTCCAGCCCCACCCATCGGCTACGGTGTGAGGCTTCTAATGATAAAGTTCAGAGAGCCGGTGGTCGTACCGCCCAGGGATGCCATCGGCGGCTTTGTTGAGGCTCCTGTTGAAATAGACGTCAAAGTTGGAGAGCTCAGCATAGACCACTTCATCGTCGGGAGGGAAAAGTACGCCCTCTACGGCACGCTTGAGGCCGGAGTAATCTGCCGCTATCACGTCAGTCCATTCCACACGGAAGAGCCCGGCTCAATCGGCGTGGCAAAGCTCGTGGTTTCCAACCCATCTCCCGAGTGGAAGTCCCTTGAGAGGGTCGTGATCCCGATAAGGGGGACGTCCATGTACTATGAGGGCACAAAGGCCTACTACCCCCTTCTGGTCGTTACGATCAAGGACCACGCACCCGAGGTCAACAACACGGGAAGGGCACTAAAGGAAGGCCTTGAAGCGGTTGGAGAGGGGTTGTCGCTTCCAAACTTCCTGATGAGGTGGTGAGGATGAACGTTACCTCAAATTCCACTTCATTCTGGGAGCAGGGGGCCCTCGGCCAGAACTTCTTCCTCGGCCTGACCCTGGGCGCGGTTTTGAAGGCAGTTCTGATCATCGTGGTTGGTTTTCTAATAGCAAAGGCCCTCAAGCGGTACCTCCTCAACCTCTCAAGGAGCACCAAGTACGTCTGGATAATCAACGAGGACACGGCATCAACGCTTTACAACCTTATACTCCTCGTCTCGCTCATATACTCTGTTAGGGCACTGGGCCTCTTGTTCTCCATCGGGGGAGTGGAGGTAAGCAACGTTCTAACAGCACTTCTCGTCTTCTACTTCTCCTACCTCTTCGCCAAGAAGTCAAAGGACTACATGATAATGAGTTCTTCAAAGCAGAAGCTCCCCGAAGTCCAGATTAAGGCAAAGCTCTTCTACTACACGGTGGTTACACTGGCCTTCTTCATAGCCCTCAACATAGCGGGCTTCACCGGAAAGCTCACGACGCTTCTCGCGGCGGCTGGAATAACGGGTATAGTCCTGGGTTTTTCGGCCCAGACCGTTGTTGCCAACTTCATCTCGGGCATATTCATGTACTTTGACAAGCCACTTAAGATAGGCGACCCTGTGGAAGTTGCGGGCTATTCCGGGATAGTCCACGACATAAGGATTCTCTCAACCAGGATAAGAACGTGGGACGGTCTCCTCGTAAGGATTCCAAATGAAAAGCTCTTCAACAGCGAGATAAAGAACCTCCAGAAGTACCCCGCAAGGAGGGTGGATATAGTCGTCGGCATAGCCTACAAGGAGGACGCCCAGAGGGCAATCGACGTTATAAAGAAGACCCTCTATGAGATGCCCTATGTTTTAGCGGAGCCAGAACCGATGGTATTCGTGGACAACCTCGGTAACAGCAGCGTCAATATAGCGGTAAGGGCATGGGCACCGAGCGAGAAGTGGTTCGACGTGAGGTGGCAGATAGTACAGAGGATAAAGGAGGCCCTCGATAAGGAGGGAATAGAGATACCCTTCCCGCAGAGGGTCAACTGGTTCGCGGAGGAGCTGAGGGTAAGGATAGAGGGGCATTCAAAGGGAGAAAGCCCCTAATCCCCTTTTTCCATCAGCGCGTAGAAGAAGCCTATCGTCTTGTGCCTGTGGGGCCAGGCCCTCATGGTTCCCTCCAAAAGGTCCGGGTCGTAGGGGCCTTCAAGGGGGATTAGTTTCGCATTTTCATGTCTTTCAAGGAACCACTTCACCACTTCCTCGTTCTCCTCCGGGAGCATCGAGCAGGTGGAGTAGAGCAACCTACCTCCGGGCTTTAAGAGCTTCCAGGCGCTCTCTATAAGCTCCTTCTGAAGGGCTACTACCTTGGGGATGTTCTTCTCCCGGAGCCTCCAGCGGAGTTCGGGGTTCTTCGCTATCGTGCCATCACTCGTGCAGGGGGCATCGAGGAGAACCCTGTCGGCAATTCTCTCGCCGAGTATCTCGGGGGCCTTCCTCCCGTCGGCTTTAACGACTTCCGCTATTTCAACGCCAGTTCTCTTTAGAACCTCGTTCATTCGCTTTATCCTCGCATTATCAACGTCGAAGGCATAGATTTTGCCTTGGTTCTTCATAAGCTCAGCCATGTGGGCGGTTTTACCTCCCGGAGCTGCCGCGAGGTCGACAACGGTCTCTCCAGGCTTAGGGTCGAGAACGAGGGAAGCGACGGCAGAAGCTTCCTCCTGTGCTATTGCCCAGCCCTTGTTGAATAGCCATTCAGGATTGAAAGGGTCGAGGATTCTGATTACACTATCAACCCTCTCGCTCCTCTCGAAGCGGACGCCCTTCTTCCTCAGGTAGTTTTCCACCTCTTCAACGCTCGCCTTGAGGCGGTTCACCCTTATGCTCGTTGGGAGCCTCTCGTTGAGGGCCTTGAGGAGCTCCTCCGCTTCGTCTCCGAGGAGAGCGCGCATCCTCGCTATGAACCACTCCGGGAAGAAGTACTCCCACTTGAGCAGCTTCTCCTCAGTGTCGAGCTTCGGCACGTAGTTGACGACCCTCGGGAGGAGGTCGTAGTAGTAATAGCCGACGTAGGGGTGGGTTCTCTTCGAGAGAAACTGGGCCAGACCTCTGAGGTGCTGGAGGGTCTTCTCGTTCAGCTCGCGGAAGACTGCCACCTCTATTGCCACTCTCAAGGTAGCCCTCAGCCAGGGGTCGAGGATGAGGGGAGAAACTCCGACGAGCTCCTCGATGATTTCATCTATCAGGCCGAGTCGCCTCTGGATTGAATAGAATATGCCCGTCAGCTTGGAGTTCTCCCAGCCTTCTACCCTGTACTTTGCAAAGGCCTTCCTCTTAGCCTGCTGGCTGGGTTTAACCTCTTCTCCAAGCTTGAGGGCCTCTATGAGGGCGTAGAGCTGTCGGTCGGTGAGCTTGAGCTTTGGCACGGAATCACCGGTAAGAGTTCAGGGTTCGGTTTAAAAGCTCAACCCTTCAAAAAGTCAGGAAGGTCAGAGGTGTCCTCGGCCAGCATTTTGAGAGTCTCTTTTCCGTACGGCACCGGCGTATGGGGCTGTCCGACTAGCTCCTCGATGAATATTGCCTCATATTCAAGGCCTTCCTTTCTCAGCCGCCTTGCTGACTCCCTAGCCTCAGTTGGCCTGAGGGAGTAGTACCTTTGGGCGCTCTTTACAAGCGCGCTGAAGACTTTCCTAGCCTTTGATGTCATTATGGCGTCTGGGGCAGACTCCGTAAGGGCCTTTAGGAGGGAGTACAGGTACCTCACGATGTCCTCCATTCGGAGGGGGATGGGGGAGGTGAGGATCTCGAGCACGAAGTCAAGGGCCCTATCAACTATGAGTGGATTCTCAGAAGTCATGAGGTAAGACAGCTCTTTTATGATGTCCTCGGCACGAATTCCAGACATTGATTTTGCGAATTTAAGCCCAACTAGCTTTAGGCTGGGGTTATCGCTTTCCATAAGTGCCAGCACAACGTTTTCAACGTCCCTGTAATCCATGAGGGGCAACTTGTCTGCTACGTCAGCCAGCTCCAGCCAGCGGGGGTCGTTTTGCCCTACCGGAGTATCGAGCATGATCTTCAGAAGGGTACGAAGGTCTCCCTTTGTGGGCGGCTCTTGAGTGAGGAGCACTTTCATGACCCTAGCGGCCTTTACTGCAGTTTTCCTGTCTTTCGTGAGCAGGAGAAGAAGACGGGGGAATAGCTTCTTGTATATCTCCCTGTTCGTTCGCGAAGGCAGAAGTTCCTCCAACAGGGCTAAAACCCTGAGCTGGAAGCGATCCTCATCGAGCAGGTGGATTAAAGTTGCCAAAATACTCTCGTCTTCTTGGGCCATGGCCACCAGGCTTTTAGCGTCCCATGATTCAAGGGTCTTAATAATATCATCAGGTGGCATATATCAGCTTCCTCCGTTTTACACTACACTAAGTTGTGGAGGATTACAATATAGCTTTTTCGATTTTCCTCTCGAACCGGTAGATGTCAACTGTTATTCTCTCAAGCCTCTTCCTGTGGAAGTGGAACTGAGCCGGGATCTCAAAGGGCAGGGTCAGACGGTAGGTTACAACGAACCCGTGATCCCTAGTGAAGGCCTCTATAAACGACCTCACCTCGGGCTTCGCCAGGTGGATGGAGTAGATGACGTCACTCACCTCAAAGGCCTTAAGGAGGAAGGGCCTGTCGGCGTGCTTTACCTGACTCCCGAAGGGAGGGTTCATTATTACTGTATCAACCCTCTCGGAGAACTCAGAAACGTCGGCGTTTATGAACTCGATTCTGTCCTCAACACCAAGCGAGCGCGCATTTCTTCGGGCAATTTCAAGGGCATTTTCGTCCTTTTCGACGGCGTAAACTTTCTCAGCACCCATCAGAACCGCACCGATGCTCAAAACTCCGGTTCCAGCTCCGAGGTCAGCGATGACCTTTCCATCGACCTCACCGAGGGAGTAGGCTAACCACAGA is part of the Thermococcus stetteri genome and encodes:
- a CDS encoding DUF432 domain-containing protein translates to MFGEHELKTHFIKIGDKKIHLLEEKNDMVRYRRDDREVLIKNKGEKLKILPAPPIGYGVRLLMIKFREPVVVPPRDAIGGFVEAPVEIDVKVGELSIDHFIVGREKYALYGTLEAGVICRYHVSPFHTEEPGSIGVAKLVVSNPSPEWKSLERVVIPIRGTSMYYEGTKAYYPLLVVTIKDHAPEVNNTGRALKEGLEAVGEGLSLPNFLMRW
- a CDS encoding RsmB/NOP family class I SAM-dependent RNA methyltransferase: MPKLKLTDRQLYALIEALKLGEEVKPSQQAKRKAFAKYRVEGWENSKLTGIFYSIQRRLGLIDEIIEELVGVSPLILDPWLRATLRVAIEVAVFRELNEKTLQHLRGLAQFLSKRTHPYVGYYYYDLLPRVVNYVPKLDTEEKLLKWEYFFPEWFIARMRALLGDEAEELLKALNERLPTSIRVNRLKASVEEVENYLRKKGVRFERSERVDSVIRILDPFNPEWLFNKGWAIAQEEASAVASLVLDPKPGETVVDLAAAPGGKTAHMAELMKNQGKIYAFDVDNARIKRMNEVLKRTGVEIAEVVKADGRKAPEILGERIADRVLLDAPCTSDGTIAKNPELRWRLREKNIPKVVALQKELIESAWKLLKPGGRLLYSTCSMLPEENEEVVKWFLERHENAKLIPLEGPYDPDLLEGTMRAWPHRHKTIGFFYALMEKGD
- a CDS encoding mechanosensitive ion channel family protein; amino-acid sequence: MNVTSNSTSFWEQGALGQNFFLGLTLGAVLKAVLIIVVGFLIAKALKRYLLNLSRSTKYVWIINEDTASTLYNLILLVSLIYSVRALGLLFSIGGVEVSNVLTALLVFYFSYLFAKKSKDYMIMSSSKQKLPEVQIKAKLFYYTVVTLAFFIALNIAGFTGKLTTLLAAAGITGIVLGFSAQTVVANFISGIFMYFDKPLKIGDPVEVAGYSGIVHDIRILSTRIRTWDGLLVRIPNEKLFNSEIKNLQKYPARRVDIVVGIAYKEDAQRAIDVIKKTLYEMPYVLAEPEPMVFVDNLGNSSVNIAVRAWAPSEKWFDVRWQIVQRIKEALDKEGIEIPFPQRVNWFAEELRVRIEGHSKGESP
- a CDS encoding METTL5 family protein, with product MMKKHLSMLLSRLESFESPKPELEQYRTPGDVAAELLWLAYSLGEVDGKVIADLGAGTGVLSIGAVLMGAEKVYAVEKDENALEIARRNARSLGVEDRIEFINADVSEFSERVDTVIMNPPFGSQVKHADRPFLLKAFEVSDVIYSIHLAKPEVRSFIEAFTRDHGFVVTYRLTLPFEIPAQFHFHRKRLERITVDIYRFERKIEKAIL